The genomic interval gaaaatagaaACACCCAAACCCACTGCTATGAACAATCTGGACAGCCAGGGGGCTTTGAACCACTGAAATATCATATACTTGTATGGCATTTTTAGTAACCTCTCCTCTATACAAAACCAATAACCTCCCTCAACTATTTAGTAACTTTTCAAGTTCTTCGTCAATAACCTTCTATGTAAAATTACCATGATAACAATTGAGACATATAGCAACAGCTTTCACAAATGTGTTTTTTTGCTTGCAATGCTCATCTATTATTAAATGACACCCAACAAGTACTTTTCAATCAAAATAAGGATAAATAAAGATTAACCAATGTTGATATTGATAGGATTGAAATCCCCCAATTTGCTTGATGGGGTGTATCAGCAGATACGCCTTCCTAGTAACCAACAAAGATGGGGTAGTTGATTGCTTGTAAGCTGATTACACGTTTCCCACAAAAAGGCAGTTTGATTGGACACAAGAACTCTGTTCCGTTGTAGTTGGCAATGCAGTTCCAGAAAATAGCGCCCTGAAGTGGCTAAATGGTGTGCTCTTCGAGGTTGTGCACTGTTGTTGAGATGATTACAGATGTCGGAACTACACAAAGGGATACGATGATTTTACTGCATGCACCTAACTTTGATTGGACTTAACAAGAACTTGATAACGCTCGCACATTTTTCTTAAAGCAAAGTGCCACAATAATAAAATTCTCTTCTTCCTAGTGCCAGCTCCATTACCATTAGTGGGCTGGAGGTGCAATTCTTTTTTAGCTCAAAGTTATAGTATAAAAACCCACTCAGACGAGGGGTTTGCTGCAAGAAGGATTGTTGCATTGGTGAGATGAGAGAAATGGCAGCTGCATTGAAATTGGTCTGTCTTCTGGGATTGATTGTGCTTGTCAGCATTGTGGGGCTAGAAAGGGTTGATGCAGCAGGGGAATGTGGGAAATCATCTCCTGATAACGAGGCATTGAAGCTAGCCCCCTGTGCTGAAGCAGCACAAGACCAGAACGCTGCTGTCTCGGCCAGTTGCTGCGACCAGGTGAGGAAAATAGGCCAAAGCCCAAGCTGTCTCTGTGCCGTTATGCTCTCTAACACTGCTAAAGCATCCGGAATCAAGCCTGAGATTGCCATAACAATCCCAAAACGCTGCAACATAGCAAACCGTCCAGTCGGTTACAAGTGTGGACGTAAGTCATGATTTCATTACTCCAtctttgctttaaaattttgttcttttcccATTAACATCATCGCTTCTATCCTAGCATATATCATAACTGCTTGTTTTGCAGCATATACACTTCCTTGAAGGGAAAATTTGTGGACTCAAGACTGCTTGCTGGAGCTCACTTGTTCTAGTGGTGACTATGTAGCTTAAGCTTGCCCTCTGTACGAATAAATGCTTGCAGCTTGTTTATATCTACCTTAAACAATAATAcgaattgaaattttcttcttttttattagcTTTTGCTTGCATTACCCTTTGAATCTCAGTTCAGAAACCAACAGAGAAGCAACAAAACTGATTCCAAAGGCATGATTAGTTTGCCATTGGAGACGGGCATTGATCATGAAACATCAGAATCATCAAAAATCCTAATAAACTTTGATAAACATGTGGTTGCAGAATATTTGTCCTGACCCAATGTAAGTCTTCTTTAACGACCAGAACTTTCTTAAACGACCATTTTAAAGCATTTGTCCCACCAACTGATAGGATAGAGGCTGCCTTAATCTGTGGGTCGCAATTTTGGAAGGGAATAACCTAGACTAAAGAGTAGACATCTTTTCGGGTCAGATAGGGAATAGACAGGACAGTTCGGAGACAAAACTGTGGAATTTTTGCAAGATAATTGTGGTAGCTGGGCCACACCCAATTGAAGGTTGCTTTAACTGTTTATGGTTCGTGGCATCCTTTTAGGCAATCTTGGTCATGAGCTGGCAAAGAGGAGCTTTCAGGTATCTCAAAGGACAAAGAAAACTTGACAAGGACAAAACGAATATGTTCTGTCAGATTCATTTTTTTGACCTATTTATAGCTACATAAAGGTTAGAGTTTTCCAATTTGGTATTAAACAAATAATCATTCAAACCTCCTGGTGAAAACttggttttattttatgttcTTGGCATTGCAAATCAAGAGACAAAAGCAGCTAATCTAAGCAGAGGaaaatttttccttaaatCTTCCTTTCATGGGAGTTCCATGTCACGGACAAGAGACAAGATAATCATTATCCAACAAAGTGATTAACATTCAATAAGAGGGAAAAGAGACATGGAGGAAGCTTTTACTTTATCATGAAGCATCCCATAGTCACAAGTTTTCttccaaattcaaaattaGGTAAAACAGCAACCAAAAATCTCataataatcaaattcaatCCTCTTGTTATAGGCAAAATGATGACATAAAGCACAGTTCAGCCATCAATAACAGATAGTCTAGCAGAAGTTTGTAATTCATCATAATATATCAAAGTCACTTAAGCAGATATCCTTTACAGAAAAAAAGAGCAAGTCTCATCACATCCTTTTACAGTGAAGAAGGGAGACCACATAACTATATTTGCTTGGCTGGAGAAACAAATAACGGCCAGCTGTCTGCAGCGTCTGACTACTATAACTACCTCCCACATAACAAGAGATAGATTAAACTGCTATGTATCTTCCTATGTACCTGTTAAGGATAAAGTCAAGAAAACGATGCAAAGATAAAAAGGGGATATCATGAGTCATACATAAGTAACTCACACGCCACTTATActtattttctgttttttgcCCGTGTATCTTGGCTTCTTGTAGGGGTGAAAGAGAGAAGGAGAGTCGTAGGATGGgatattaattgattgatcaaacataagaaaaataaaaaaaggaaagcagCTTGAGCATGGAGTCCATTCATTGCATTGGTTAGATCATAGAATTCACGACAAAACTATATTATTTGATCATCTAGAAACAGAGTTTTAGACCCTAAATTACTTTACTTTTACAGGTATATCTGAAAATTTGATTCTAGCAATCAAGTAATTGGCCAAAAAACTTCAAACTGGACCAAGGTGACAAAATACCGTTAAAGATCAGTTCACTAGTAGTAATGGAAGATAAATCCAAGCTAGGTCTAACACTCCGGGCGACTGATACTCAAAGAGAACTTGTGAAGGTTTTGTTCAGATCTTAAAGATCTTGGCAATTAAGTTATTATTAGCAAAGAATAACAGATTTAATGCAGAACCAAGAAGAAGATCCATATAATTCCAGTGAACATCTGACTAAAGGTACCTTAATAAGTATGCTGATTAGCAAGTGAACTTTTAGTAATAGAGAGACCCTGCAAAAAAGGAAATGTACAATTAACAAAGATTTCAACCTTACAGTTAAAAAGTTATCCGCTATGCTCCTCATTACTATAGGCTTATAGCACATCAGACAGTCATACTGTCATACCTTGCCACCAGTTTCCTCTTGATGCACTCCCTGAATCATCTTCACCACCATCCTTCTTGGActagaaagttatgaaaacatgttagCAGATGCCTAAACAAAAATACTGATCAAACTAAAAAACTTGAATATATTCCAGATTTgtgtgcaaaaaaaaaatgctcaaaatgttcTTCCAGTCACTAGATATTTCATGCCTATAGGAAAACTTGCTGTGCTCACCACAGAGTTTAATCCAGAGCCCTGGTTACTCTGGGGATGTGAGTATACATCTTGGCCACCATAGTAGATTGATGAACATAGATGACATGGTTGTACTCTTTGCTCCTGATAAATGGAACTCATGTCTCTATTTGCCATGCTCTGATTTTCAGCTTCAAGTTCTTTAGAAAAATTACCTGCCAAGACTGGGTTGATTTAGATAGAGTTTTCAGGAATTCAAGAACTACCTAGAGAATCAGAATCAGAGATAAATAAACAAGCAAAGACagcatcattctctctctctctgtgtgAAGAACTTTTGCTTAAATCTGATAAAAAAAGGGTAGAAATGAGATATAATGTTGAGCTATAAGTAATTGGGAGCAGCTGCTTCAATTCAATCGTATAAATCACAAGAATGATACAGATAAATCAGTAAATTTGCTATTCAACAAATAAAACTAGAGGTGATCATAACCATGAGAACGTTTAACTTTATGATTTTTACCAAATACTGTCAATTCAATCACCATAGACAAGAGAGGGAATTTcagcaaaaaggaaaaaccaatcctttttttttacgTTAGTAATACTAGACTCAAAATCTTGTCTTACATatagaaaacattaaagatcagtatgatttaaaataaaaccatGTAAAAGCTAGAACTGATGCACAAACCTGGGGCTCCAGGCTTTGTGTTCCCGGCCTCATTCGGAGAATCCTGCCTTTTAGCCATCAAATCAGGACGCAGAGACTCCCTTCCTAACACCTGAACCAACACCAGACAGGAGAATTTAAAACTTGCATAATTAAACTAGAAAGCTTACCAGACTATTAAAAGATTGAGACAAAAGAAAAGCACAACGAGACAATCGGCCTTAAAAGAGAACTGGCATGCCATGCAGATATTTACTTATGAGAGAACAGGGCAAATACCATATCAAGTAAGTACATttgaaaaggaagaaactATGGGGGGAAAATACCAAATAACAAGAAACAATGTCAAGTCTTAAGCGTTTTAAGCATCAATCACGTTTATATCAGCTCTCATTGGCAGTCTTATTTTCACCTTTCACTGCCCGAGACAACCTCACTTTTAAGATTTGCCAAAAACACTTCAAATCCTTTGGTCTCATCAATCCTTTAATCAATCTCGTAACgctcaacaaaagaaaatttcctattcagaaagaaaaaactaaaaagcAATAGTCTCAAAATACTAAATTAGAAttgaataacaaaaaaagattCAACCTTTGGAACTCCATGGGACATAAACCAAAAACCccattaacaaaaatattgaataccaaagaaaagaaagagaattcaaaccCCAATAGgctaaaagaaaagatttcaTTGAACATGACAATAATACCTTCGATGGAGGAGCAAATATAGACCTGAAAATCCCTGTGGAAGATGAAGGTGACTCTTTCGAACCAAAGAGCTCTGaagtaaaagaagaagaagacgaCCCCACTGCTTTGCTTCCTTCCATTCTCTCAGCAAAAGACTTATCCTTTGTGTCTTATCAATCTTTATATTAATCTTTGCTTAGTCCCCAAGTGAGATACGTTTATATAGTTATGTAGATTGAAAGAAGCACCGtcaagagagaaaagaaagaaacaaaacggAAAGATAAAGAAGAGAACTatagaaggaaagaaagaaaaaaaaaggaaaggaaaacaaGGAAGGAAGGAGGAGAACAAAACAGTACGCAACAGAAAgagataagaaaaaaagaagaagaagaaagacacGTGAAGATTGCGCTTTGTTTGTAGtagtttttatttagttgTAGAGAGAAACGAAACCGTCCTCCTCTCTTACCAATTTATACTAAAATAAGCCAATGACTTTTCGGGTCGagttaaaagaaagaaaagaaaacgaaaatcataaaaaataagcaaCTCTCCTATGGTTTTGATGACCCAGAGAGAGTGTCCGCTGTTTCTTCCTATTTGTCGCCGCCGACCTGTCACCTTACAGCCTTATGTTTCTGTTTCTGTTTTCTCGGTCCTTTTACTTTGTTGACAGGCAGACAGATATATGCCACCTGGTGCAATCACTGTGTACGTGGGTCCTGGATCCAAGTCCCGACCTGTTACTGCCACGAGCACCCTAGTGGATAATAACAATTCCCCCACCCCTCGCTCCTTTTCCTTTCCAAAGTCCCTGGCTCGAGTTTCAATCTCGTATAGGATAGATAAGGTTCTAAAACCTTATGAGTTGAGAAAAAGATGATCTCGTGACAACTAGTTCCTGGTaaaaaagagcaaaaggaCCTTTCTCCCTGTTGAATTCAATTTTGACTTCTCCTGCTCTTGCTTTAACTAGTTTTCTAGTTTGGCTACTTTCCTGATCCAGGCACAGGGCCAAGATAGAAGTAGACCTGACCTGATCGGTGACCTTTGCCCCTCATGACCTTATCTCTTTATCCTGTCGGCCCAGCCCCTGGTGGGTCTTCTTCGTTCACTCAGGTTCCAGGACTTCCACTGCTTATTTGGAACTAATGACCATGTTACATGAACTCGAGATGGGATAAACAGTGTCAGACACAGAGTATATGTTATAAAGATTTCGAATTAATCTTAACGAATACAACTAGTACACAAATATCTATAGAGAAATCGGTTGGTATTGTCCAAATCTGAGGCAGGGGCCCAATGTTTTGGATAAGCAAGTTTTCTCATTTGTGAGATTGATTAACATTAACAATGATAGAATTTCAGAAATTTTTTCCTAGTGATGAAGAGGAATGGTCCACATGGCAAGAGAGGACAAGGTGGAGCCGAAGGAGACAAACAGGAATTCCAAGTGGAAAAGGGCAGGAGGGGTCAGGGAGGGAGTTGTGTCGACTCTTGCCACTGTGGGTCGCCGCATGGTCTACATGTGTCCAATCCTGAGCCACATGGAGTGTCGTCGTCCTAGAATCTGACAGGTTTCTCAAGGCATTGAATGGTACAGTGTTGTCAAGGTAAAATTCTATGAAGAtcttgtttaatttatttatttttcttttataaccTTGCATATTATACCATTCATGCTATATTTCCAATCAAATTAGTATAGGAATCAAATGGGAAAACCGCTTTTTGAGTTATCATGGTCAGTTTCATTTATTTAGTAATGAAATTATGGCAGTGAGTTAAGGATAAGCATCACATTAAATGCAAAGATAAAATAAGCAAATTAGTCAACGGAAACAAAAATAGGGAAACCAATCTTTGACAAATCCAACCCTGTTAGCTGATTAAATTTCTTGCTGATTACGATAAGATTCTTACCATTAAATGCTATTGTTTCCAAATACAACACTATATTATCTTCCTtcgataaaaaaaatttcgaaaGATTTTGTGAACAATAggatattctttttttttttaaatgcttcaattcaaatattattatttgataagATATTCCATCATAAAATATTCGTTAATATCTCGatattcattttgattaagattTATCGGAACCTGAAATTGATTAAACTGATGATAAGGAAAAATTATGGGTGAAATCGTGTGGATGGAAGTGCAACAGCTAGCACTAGAAGAGCACAAAGGGGCAAGCTATAGCTAAAACTGAAAATGCTTATCCCACAGATaagaacaaagagaagaaaaaacgGAAAGCAGAACACGTTACGAGCACGACAACGATGTCCCAATTCGGCGAGTGGCGACGAGGAGGATGACTTGCATGTGCGCTTTGTCTACACTCCATTTCTTGTCttttgttttaccttttttATATCACAGAAGAAACTTCGTCCAGGCCCAATATGCTGCTTCCGGGTGGAGAAGACAGAAGAGGATGATAAGCCCAAGAGTATTAAGGCCAGGAGCCTGGAGGTGGCAGGCTGCAGGCCTGGTTTTGGTCAGGGCTTCAAATCCACAATTTCCCTTGTTTTGGAATCATGGCaacaattgaatttttttttaaattttttttagggAATAACTTGAGTTAtctatatttaaatatttaatttattaattgatgtaTGACTTTCGatttaaatagtaaaattcgaattttttttctttcaaaaccaaaaaatatttatctatatttttttattgtcgtgtgaacaagaagaaagaaacttGCTACAATTAATTGTTTTGTTATcgtgtgaaaaagaagaaagaagcttattatcttgaaaatattttctacttcactttatgtttttttttcataattttgtttcACATATCTAGTTTTatattatccaaaaaaaactcttaatttttaaatcttgAACCTTAAACCCAAATAGTacaaacaaataatttaatgaaaaaaagtgacattaatataaaaaatttgttagACACGCAACACATAATTATGAAAAGAATATGGAACAAGAAGagaatttttggtttttttgatTTGATCACTGCGGGCAATTTCCTCAAACTTTCGAGATACCCAAGTCTTAAAAGGAATCTTAAATATCTTGTAACCTAGCAATACACTTTAttgattgaagaaaaagtttgGAAAAATAGAATGTGAACATAATAATTACTACCAAATAAATccaagaaacaagaaaataaagtcactgaaatataatataatctAGAATTTTACaattcttttgcttttgttattttcataaaaGACATTTTCATTGACGGAGTCAATGACCTaaaccccttttttttttattcttcttctttttctacaCCGTATATAATAAGTAGCTTAGATAGGAACTGATTTAATAGcaaaaatggagaaaataatcaacaaatgCTTCCTTTATGACTTATTGATCACCCAATCAATGCATGGGAATAGACTTTGCTTCGTCCCACAAAGACTTACCAAGTCAATGATATTTGTAATTGTTCAGATTATTGAGTGTAGGTCAGCCACCCAAGGTTTGCTGTTAGATGGAATTTGCCATCAGCCTTGGTGGCCAACTACGCGTATAGATCAGTATTTGCTGGAACCCAGTTATTTGAACAACTAAGTTGCTCAAAAGGACCTTTGAAGTACAATCTAAGTGAAGTTCTAGAGCATAATGATTGTTGTCAGAAATCAGAAGGGAAAGGCTCTGAAGCTTGAAGCTTTAATTAGCTTCAGGGCATGATTCGGATACTGGAAATTAAGCTCTCAAAGTGAGCAACAAAGTGGGTGAACATGATCCAATATTTTGGTATCTATTAATGTAGATACATGTACATAAAACCCAAAACggggaagaaaagagagaacaAAAATTGGGAAAGACTCTAATGTAGTTTCCAAGGCAGGCACTTGAGCTGAGAGCAGGGTTGGGTCCAAGTAGTGGAGCATTCACCTCCAGGTCCATCGCAACACTTGCAGACAACACCAAGAGTAGCAAAAATCTTCGAGTAACCTGCAAATTAGATAAAGAACAACCCCATATGTAAGTCTGACTGACAGAGAAAGCATTAGCAATCACTGAAAGTTGCAGGAACTATAGAACCGGATTCTTACTTTGTTGATCAGGCAGGATGGATAGTGGCCTTGCCTCTGAAGCCAGGGGCACCTGAGATGCAGAAACTGAGATTACAAGCAACAGCAGAAGCAGAAAGCGCTGGAATCTATCCATTTCCCTGTGTCTTTGGAGTGAGGGATTTTTTAGCACTGTAGTCTCCTAGGCAATCAGAAGGGGGTGAACTGAACATAAGCAATAAAACAAGACTCAATGATGGGTTTAATTTAATAGAAGCAGGTCACATCACGTGTATTTGTTAATCTAGAAAGGTGGCTgtatttctttgtttgaacTAAAGTGCCCGGATTTAAAGTAGAGGGGGGCTTCTAGAGAACAAAACTAAGGAGACGTGCCACACGTTTCCAACTTGTTTACGTTTctaaagaaagagagagaaggtGGGGAAACTGGACAAAGGCAAAGAACTGGGTCGAAACTTCCTGTGTTAAGTCAGTGGGCAAATGTGGGATCCACGACCTTACCCTACTTGTACGACTAGACAAGACATGAAAGTGCACACATGGGATGCTCGGCTTGGCTCTGATTTATACTGCTCATCAAAAAATTGTGCAGCAGAGGGTCTCCCACGTTCTACAATTTCACATCGTATTTATGAGTGATCTTTGGCCCTCTGTTTTATTTTATGGCTAGACTTTAAGCTTTGGGTCTGCGCTAATAAATTTGATGGAGGGCCAAGCTCTTTTCGCCCCTAAATTTGGTGCAAACATGATGAAGAGTAAGACCTGACTGACCGTAAGTTTATGATGATTAATGAAAAAGTTGAACGAGTTGGGTTTCgattaaaaatcaactttcATTACTGCAATCTGAACGAACTTCAAGTGAATCCTTTTCTTAAGAAACTTTGATGAGCATGAAGAAAACTGGGTAGGGGAGACCAGGGATGCCTGTGATTTGGTTGGGTAGTTTATGGCCCTGGAACAGTTCCAACCACTTACTTATATTGTACCCAACTGATGAATGATTTGATGGGAACTTGGCTATGAGTGTGAGATGGTTTGGTGGatatttgtttattcatttctttgtttattttgtaaaatgaaTGATGACGAGGAAGACTATTTTGTAATGATGGCGCAACTTCCATGAAACAAAGTTCAGGATAAGCTCCCTGTAAAAAacgattaaaaaaaaaagaagatgatCTGCAGGCTTTGGATGAATGAAAATTGAGTAAAACGTGAGCGGCAGGATTCGAACCTGCGCGGGCAGAGCCCACATGATTTCTAGTCATGCCCGATAACCACTCCGGCACGCCCACCGCATGCCATAAAATTGGCCATGTTTGGGATCACTGGAATAAATTTGATTGCTAGACTTTGATTTCTTGTTGCTTTCCTACTTTCTCTGCAATTCTAATAATGAATGGTTCTCAAACTTTGACTCTGTTAGCATCAGTCAAATGCTCAGATTTGACTTATCAAACTCTTTGCTTGATAAATTTGTCCATATGACATAGTTGTTCCTTACATTCACAAGATTAGTAACCTCATACAGCTGGATAACTTGCATCTTATGTCTAGTACAATCTTTAGATCCTTCTCCATCACCATAACAGAAAACCCGCTCAAAAGGGGGGGCGAAGAAAAGGACACCGAAACCTTTCAGACACATCTAAATAAAACCTGAACCACCTCCAAAATGCTCCAGGTCAGGATGAGTACCACCCCCAGGTCTCCGCGGATTTCTGCAAGAGAAAAGAAGGCAATTAAGTGTCACGATATTGCTGGTATGATAAGTGAATCAGAATCAACCCCATGGGTCCAAACTGTAATTGCGAAATGTCAAGTTTTGATGCACCTGACAAATCGATTAGGCTCAAAACCAGGAACACCAGGGGGGCCATATGGATCAAAACGTGCACCAGGAGGAACACCTCTGTTTCAAACAATCCaatccaaaataaaatctCCAGTATAATGCAAGCAGAACACACACAAAGAGAGATGgattgagagagagagaggaagctCACGGTTGTGCTCCAGGGAAACCAGGCTCTCCACCAACTCCACCAAACCAACGAGGATCATTTGGTCCTGCTTCCACATTATGAGATATAATTAAGTCACAGAACTATGCATGCAACTCACCAACAGTACAAGACATATGTTACAAACCTAGAAGCATGCCACCACCACCAAAATCACCCCTGAAAGCcatttaacaaataaaaacacaCTCAAGTCAAAATCTAGATCAAACAAGTCCACAAACAGTGGCCGATAAAACACTGATTTGGGACTGAATATACCTGGTAGGATACATTCCAGCACCAGGCCCAGGAAACAGATCACTACCACCCATAGGATAAATTGGAGGAACAACTACCCTGTAAAGCAAAccttataattttgatgagCGCATGAGCTATTTGGGAGGAAGATAATGGAGATATGTGGACAAGTGATTAGAACCATACATGTGGAAAAGTTCATtgaactgaaaaaaaaaaatctacccTCATACTAAATGTATGCATTTTAACtccttcatttttcatttcttttcctctcaTAATACCTTTTTAAATTCAGAAGGGTTTATAAGAGATGTTCAATCTTATTTAAAATGTTATATAACAGTTACTATCATAGCAATCACTGATTTGGAGTTCTAATATAATGCACAAGTAATTGGTTCTAGAAAGGACTTGAGCCAAATTACGAAAGCTACTTTTGAGCCTTGCCTAAATTGGTAAATCTAACATTTATGTAAGCATTGTCCAGAAACCACATAATTCCTAGAATCCTAAAACTACAAGTTGGTTAACAGATGTCATGCATTATCTCACCTTGGTTACCTATATGAACATAAGTCTAACCTCAGTAATTAAGTTTTGACAAATAAATAAGAGACCAATACATGATTATGATTTGTTGCACCAATCACAAATGTACCATAAGTTTCATATTTGTAAGGTTATCAAGTAGAAAACTGCAGTTCATGCAGAGATAGAAAAATATCAAGAAAGACCGAAATGAAGTATGCAGATGCTTTTTGTAATTCGTCTTGCATTTCATTGCTCAGCAATTTGTTCACTTTTACAGTAGGGTTTTCCCACTTCTTGGGATAAAATAAAAGCTTACTTATAGAAAAAAGAAGTATGCAGATGCTATAAACAATTATCCATCAACTGGATTAAACCAATTTTGATAAGGAGAGTGCAAGAGATACCCTGAAGGATGGGGTTGAGGGCCTGCAGGTTCATTAATTCTAACACCAGGATCATTAACATCACGCCTCAATCCTTCACCTGTTTCTAGACTACACAACACAAAGAAAACAGTATGtaaaattatgcatttcaGGAGAATTCAAAAGTTAGAAACGCTGCTAGCAGCTCCTTGTAACATGGCTAAGCCAAAATTAGCTTAATTACCTAGGAGGATCACTCGATGAACTTGATTTTGAAGATTTACCGTATAATTTGGATATAACTTCTTTGTCCAAACTACTCACCATCTTCTCCAAATTCTTATACTGTGCAGAGAAATTTCCACTCCCATTCTCCCCAACATAGTTATCAATGCTGCAATGACCAAACAAACCCCACAGGCCACAATACCATTAATTCAAACCAAAAACATTAAACAAATTCGAGAcaatttcaactaaataaagaaaaggaaaaaggaaaagacaaaTACTCGATTTCAAGATGAACGGGTTCAGAACCGCCATCAGCGAAAGCATCAACAAGCAATTTCCCATTCATTACCAGacatttaaccaacactttCTTCGACCCTTTCTCGGGATTCGTATATACAAACGCGTAATGATCATCAAATTCGTTCCAGTTATCGATTCCGACCTCATCTAAACACCGACACTGTTTCAGCTTACAGACAGAAAGTGGACGAATAACAACAATCAAGAAAGAAAGGGTAAAGTGGACTACCAGTAGAAGGTGAGGAAAGAGCGTTGTCGGCTAAAGCGGGAGGGCCA from Theobroma cacao cultivar B97-61/B2 chromosome 5, Criollo_cocoa_genome_V2, whole genome shotgun sequence carries:
- the LOC108662308 gene encoding putative lipid-transfer protein DIR1, giving the protein MREMAAALKLVCLLGLIVLVSIVGLERVDAAGECGKSSPDNEALKLAPCAEAAQDQNAAVSASCCDQVRKIGQSPSCLCAVMLSNTAKASGIKPEIAITIPKRCNIANRPVGYKCGPYTLP
- the LOC108662307 gene encoding uncharacterized protein LOC108662307 isoform X1 gives rise to the protein MEGSKAVGSSSSSFTSELFGSKESPSSSTGIFRSIFAPPSKVLGRESLRPDLMAKRQDSPNEAGNTKPGAPVLAGNFSKELEAENQSMANRDMSSIYQEQRVQPCHLCSSIYYGGQDVYSHPQSNQGSGLNSVSKKDGGEDDSGSASRGNWWQGSLYY
- the LOC108662307 gene encoding uncharacterized protein LOC108662307 isoform X2 → MEGSKAVGSSSSSFTSELFGSKESPSSSTGIFRSIFAPPSKVLGRESLRPDLMAKRQDSPNEAGNTKPGAPGNFSKELEAENQSMANRDMSSIYQEQRVQPCHLCSSIYYGGQDVYSHPQSNQGSGLNSVSKKDGGEDDSGSASRGNWWQGSLYY
- the LOC18597659 gene encoding probable proteasome inhibitor produces the protein MSNEKSVMAVIRAARPSFRNDHDKIAFAVHASFLSSGFVLTAAGPPALADNALSSPSTDEVGIDNWNEFDDHYAFVYTNPEKGSKKVLVKCLVMNGKLLVDAFADGGSEPVHLEIDIDNYVGENGSGNFSAQYKNLEKMVSSLDKEVISKLYGKSSKSSSSSDPPSLETGEGLRRDVNDPGVRINEPAGPQPHPSGVVVPPIYPMGGSDLFPGPGAGMYPTRGDFGGGGMLLGPNDPRWFGGVGGEPGFPGAQPGVPPGARFDPYGPPGVPGFEPNRFVRNPRRPGGGTHPDLEHFGGGSGFI